Proteins from one Podospora pseudoanserina strain CBS 124.78 chromosome 1, whole genome shotgun sequence genomic window:
- a CDS encoding hypothetical protein (EggNog:ENOG503P2IV), producing MSEAQYDNPAALVAGTVIMQLVTTACIGLRFYSRRWKRQRIITSDWLVLAAYVFGTGLSVMMLYGISQKAIGYPLGGTIEDPAAVNNRLNKAKHMELSCLLLGIVALGLIKLSIAFLYWHLFAKVMFRRFLIFWMVILVLWILGFVLAGLLECGTHLTAIFGTPQDYIDHCGAAIPAGYGMIGSDILTDVVTLLIPIPVILELQMNKRTRILTLLVFSIGVLCVVASVLKAWIYITGSLGRWSMDAISALSGIAIWNLVEVQVGIVAACGPPLRAIMSRLLPIEAATISLLSLLGVSRLSSSKSDTLPSFVRRPSKIDPEDNQGSPIKGTSTRSTDTAVDHDENDLGPWDQPVPVVRVASKGRGGDV from the exons ATGAGTGAGGCTCAATATGACAACCCTGCAGCCCTTGTGGCCGGCACAGTGATCATGCAGCTGGTGACCACCGCCTGCATAGGACTGAGATTCTACTCCAGAAGATGGAAACGTCAAAGAATCATCACCAGCGACTGGCTTGTCCTCGCCGCTTATGTCTTTGGCACAGGCTTGAGTGTCATGATGCTCTATGGCATCTCCCAAAAAGCCATAGGATATCCCCTCGGTGGAACAATCGAAGACCCGGCTGCGGTCAACAATAGACTCAACAAGGCCAAACAT ATGGAGCTATCatgtctcctcctcggcatcgtcgCCCTTGGCTTGATCAAGCTCTCCATCGCCTTCCTCTACTGGCACCTTTTCGCAAAAGTTATGTTCCGCCGGTTTCTCATATTCTGGATGGTTATCCTGGTCCTCTGGATCCTCGGCTTCGTACTAGCCGGCCTCCTGGAATGCGGTACACACCTCACTGCCATCTTCGGTACTCCACAAGACTATATCGACCACTGCGGCGCTGCTATCCCTGCTGGATATGGCATGATCGGATCAGACATCCTGACTGACGTTGTCACCCTGTTGATTCCAATTCCTGTCATTCTGGAACTGCAGATGAACAAACGGACGAGGATACTCACTCTGCTGGTCTTCTCCATTGGTGTACT ATGCGTCGTAGCTTCGGTCCTTAAAGCCTGGATTTACATCACCGGCTCTCTCGGTCGATGGTCAATGGATGCCATCT CCGCCCTCAGTGGTATCGCCATCTGGAATCTCGTCGAGGTCCAAGTTGGCATCGTTGCCGCCTGCGGTCCTCCCCTGCGTGCGATCATGTCACGCCTTCTGCCGATTGAAGCAGCGACTATCTCCCTCCTGTCTCTTCTGGGCGTCTCGAGGCTTTCGTCAAGCAAATCGGATACTCTTCCGAGCTTTGTCAGGAGACCTTCGAAGATTGACCCTGAGGACAATCAGGGCAGTCCCATCAAGGGAACTTCGACGAGGAGCACAGATACTGCTGTTGATCATGACGAGAACGATTTAGGGCCTTGGGATCAACCTGTGCCTGTTGTTCGTGTGGCCTCgaaagggagaggtggtgatgtgtgA
- a CDS encoding hypothetical protein (COG:S; EggNog:ENOG503NUFM) — translation MREELAVGQSLGDWFGCASRKAPKILEGPGCFCRAVRGAESLSTGIGEPIRDFGAVRDQRWGQKVTELSEPVRIDGMKQAIHSFSFQRLFSCLFLSSSHAFPMPPRTLSLDIGRTSNYVCKSCLAHLRPVTNQPPQWLARQASTARSLRSRTRKPATELKDKDPDPVEIQRMLAEDLFNGSAAQSNLDIKYFSENIKTSERKSLQTNEEFSEDSTGLDHEVLTSIEDLERRMLDTLKLINTMEKEGKKEKAAQLRKQFKTTIRAQYKGKVGPGGEAYGVLRIKGFSGPRYRVVEDLNIFLAREKVLEKGVPSHKDLAECWKFYSSARKTLALDWAKVPREVWDFLFMVLSFDSRDNPNRMQHTYVLAKDMQAAKVPLSDSQQLLAIEAMFIEGWETEAIDAWKKAVITIGSNKETFTPYYELGVRMCALHGDVERAQQAADTLLRSSHPPSPRIIIPIVRALAAKESMLDEAWERYQDMRTLLGGSMTIEDYDEIIGSFLTVGAVEQGLQAFVDMMFSEAIDIRGRDRLPMVVGNHFFTGKWLKRLIGAGDLDGAYKVVTYLQKKGIITAPVQLNGLIAAWMRSGAAENLEKADKVAWQMIQARLDFVELRKRESIANGNITLYNPKPNAVNEKQELKNEVEPKCLTRATAETFSLLAENYCSRRLHERLEELFKVLDQAEIMPTTFLMNQLIRSYSQANETKKALNLYSRLADEIGVQPDGHTFLTMFNSLSVNRLIKRIPTFTEHDVASARKFFKDMVETRWEFDTPELFGQLPRTILFSMFKAKDWVGAIVACRAMRRIFGFHPTDALLVELMSGIGSLQVKTKRNTLRLTEGARIIENFKHGYRKDLIKQGHPGEEMTSEELVEENHAVFEQIVYRKAKVRQVVPEDLKKWVGEVSKEMGVYDIVVKGDQEAISECMKFDRQAIMG, via the exons atgcgtGAGGAATTGGCGGTTGGCCAAAGCCTGGGGGATTGGTTTGGATGCGCCAGTCGCAAAGCTCCCAAAATTTTGGAGGGTCCAGGTTGTTTCTGCCGGGCGGTCAGAGGTGCCGAGAGCTTATCGACAGGGATTGGAGAGCCGATAAGAGATTTTGGCGCAGTCCGGGATCAAAGGTGGGGCCAAAAAGTGACGGAGCTGTCTGAGCCGGTGCGAATTGATGGGATGAAGCAGGCAATCCATTCTTTTTCCTTCCAGAgacttttttcttgtttgttCCTCTCAA GTAGCCACGCCTTCCCGATGCCTCCTAGAACCCTTTCCCTCGATATTGGTCGAACGAGCAACTATGTTTGCAAATCGTGTCTCGCCCACTTGCGCCCAGtgaccaaccaacccccgcaATGGTTAGCAAGACAGGCCTCAACGGCCAGAAGCCTTCGATCCCGAACGAGAAAACCGGCAACCGAACTAAAAGACAAGGACCCTGATCCCGTCGAGATCCAGCGAATGTTGGCCGAGGACTTGTTCAATGGGTCCGCAGCACAGTCGAACCTCGATATCAAGTACTTCTCAGAAAACATCAAGACTAGCGAGCGCAAGTCTTTACAGACCAATGAAGAGTTTAGTGAGGACAGTACCGGGCTTGACCATGAAGTCCTCACTTCTATCGAAGATCTTGAAAGGCGAATGCTGGACACGTTGAAGTTAATCAACACGAtggaaaaggagggaaagaaggaaaaggctgCCCAGCTCAGGAAACAGTTCAAGACAACAATTCGAGCACAGTACAAGGGCAAAGTTGGACCCGGGGGTGAGGCATATGGAGTGCTTCGTATTAAAGGATTTTCCGGTCCAAGATacagggtggtggaagaccTCAACATCTTTCTCGCACGGGAAAAGGTGTTGGAAAAGGGCGTGCCTTCACACAAGGACCTTGCCGAGTGTTGGAAGTTCTATTCATCAGCGCGGAAGACACTTGCCCTAGACTGGGCCAAGGTTCCGCGGGAGGTCTGGGACTTTCTGTTTATGGTCCTGTCCTTTGACAGCCGTGACAATCCCAACCGCATGCAACATACTTACGTGCTGGCAAAGGATATGCAGGCTGCCAAAGTACCCTTGAGCGACTCGCAACAGCTCTTGGCTATTGAAGCCATGTTCATTGAGGGGTGGGAAACCGAGGCTATCGATGCATGGAAAAAGGCTGTCATCACGATTGGGTCAAACAAGGAGACTTTCACGCCTTACTATGAGCTCGGAGTACGGATGTGCGCGCTCCACGGAGATGTTGAACGAGCGCAGCAGGCAGCAGATACGCTCCTCCGGTCGTCACATCCACCAAGTCCTCGAATTATCATCCCCATAGTACGAGCACTAGCAGCCAAAGAGTCAATGCTCGATGAAGCATGGGAACGTTACCAGGATATGCGCACGCTTCTTGGAGGCAGCATGACGATAGAGGACTACGATGAAATCATTGGCTCGTTCCTGACAGTCGGCGCGGTCGAACAAGGCCTTCAGGCTTTTGTCGACATGATGTTCTCCGAGGCGATCGATATTCGGGGAAGGGACCGCTTACCAATGGTGGTTGGCAACCACTTCTTCACCGGGAAGTGGCTCAAGAGACTTATAGGAGCGGGCGACCTCGACGGCGCTTACAAAGTGGTAACCTACCTGCAGAAGAAGGGCATCATCACAGCGCCTGTCCAACTCAATGGTCTCATCGCCGCGTGGATGAGGTCAGGGGCCGCTGAGAACCTGGAAAAGGCCGACAAAGTGGCATGGCAGATGATCCAAGCCCGCCTGGACTTTGTCGAGCTGCGAAAGCGAGAGTCTATCGCAAACGGCAACATCACACTCTACAATCCCAAACCTAATGCCGTAAACGAGAAACAAGAACTGAAAAACGAAGTCGAGCCCAAGTGCCTGACAAGGGCAACGGCGGAAACTTTCTCTCTGCTCGCGGAAAACTACTGCTCTCGCAGGCTTCACGAACGtctggaggagctgttcaAGGTGCTCGACCAAGCAGAGATTATGCCGACAACCTTCCTCATGAACCAGCTCATCCGCTCGTACTCCCAGGCGAATGAAACCAAAAAGGCGCTGAACTTGTACAGCAGGTTGGCGGATGAGATTGGTGTCCAGCCAGATGGGCACACGTTCCTGACCATGTTCAACTCGTTGTCTGTCAACCGGCTTATTAAGCGCATTCCCACCTTTACTGAGCACGACGTCGCCAGCGCGAGGAAATTTTTCAAGGATATGGTGGAGACCAGGTGGGAATTCGACACCCCGGAGCTCTTTGGCCAGTTGCCTAGGACGATCTTGTTCAGCATGTTCAAAGCCAAGGACTGGGTTGGCGCCATCGTTGCCTGTCGGGCAATGAGGCGCATTTTCGGCTTCCATCCTACAGACGCtcttcttgtcgagctgATGTCAGGTATTGGCTCCTTGCAGGTCAAGACGAAGAGGAACACGCTCCGTCTGACGGAGGGGGCCCGCATTATCGAGAACTTTAAGCACGGTTATCGGAAAGACCTGATCAAGCAAGGGCATCCGGGAGAGGAGATGACGTCTGAGGAGCTGGTTGAGGAGAATCATGCTGTGTTTGAGCAGATTGTTTATAGGAAAGCCAAGGTGAGGCAGGTCGTGCCGGAGGATTTGAAGAAGTGGGTCGGGGAGGTGTccaaggagatgggggtgtaCGATATTGTGGTCAAGGGGGATCAGGAGGCGATCAGTGAGTGTATGAAGTTTGACAGGCAAGCTATCATGGGGTAG
- a CDS encoding hypothetical protein (EggNog:ENOG503NWTY; BUSCO:EOG0926307V; COG:A), whose amino-acid sequence MADSKPQFVRLTSHRAFTQRLVLATLSGKPIHITKIRSTSPTNPGLAPHEVSFLRLLEAVTNGSVIDVSYSGTTLAYQPGLITGSVPGAGTFLSNDLIEHTIPANNTRGITYFLLPLALLAPFSKAHMNVRFSGPGVITSSTNAPGDLSIDTFRTAILPLYGLFGIPPARIELRVLSRSCPGPGGKGGGGVVELRFASQVRLPKTLHLNRKPGRIRRIRGVAYCTGVSASHNNRMITSARGVLNQLVSDVHVAAQYDPAPLVQEKGSTMKKKIGIGFGLSLVAESSAEGVIYAADVVAPPEGGVVPEDVGTRCAYQLLEVIAQGGCVSAAAAPTVLTLMAMGSEDMGRVRLGRDVLGREETIGLARDLKAFGAASWGIRDADKDEDEATGELIVSVKGVGNIGRKVA is encoded by the exons aTGGCAGACTCAAAACCTCAATTCGTCCGCCTAACAAGCCACCGCGCCTTCACCCAgcgcctcgtcctcgccaccCTGTCTGGCAAACCCATCCACATCACCAAAATCcgatccacctccccaaccaaccccggCCTCGCCCCCCACGAAgtctccttcctccgcctccttgaAGCCGTCACCAACGGCTCCGTAATCGATGTTTCCTACAGCGGCACAACCCTCGCCTACCAACCCGGCCTCATCACCGGCAGCGTTCCCGGCGCGGGCACATTCCTCTCAAACGACCTAATAGAACACACGATccccgccaacaacacccgtGGCATCActtacttcctcctcccgctcgccTTACTAGCCCCCTTCTCAAAAGCCCATATGAATGTCCGTTTCTCTGGGCCGGGTGTCATCACTTCGTCTACCAACGCCCCAGGGGATCTCTCCATCGATACCTTCCGAACCGCCATCCTGCCATTGTACGGTCTATTCGGCATCCCCCCCGCGCGTATCGAGCTCCGAGTCCTCTCCCGTTCCTGCCCAGGGCcaggagggaagggaggcggcggtgtAGTCGAGCTTCGCTTCGCCAGCCAAGTCCGTCTTCCCAAAACCCTTCACCTGAATCGCAAACCGGGAAGGATCAGGAGGATCAGAGGAGTGGCGTACTGCACGGGTGTGTCGGCGTCGCACAACAATCGCATGATCACTTCTGCTAGGGGAGTTCTCAACCAGCTGGTGAGCGATGTTCACGTGGCGGCGCAGTATGATCCTGCGCCGTTGGtgcaggagaaggggagcacgatgaagaagaagattggtATTGGTTTTGGCTTGTCCCTCGTGGCGGAATCGAGCGCGGAGGGGGTTATCTATGCGGCGGACGTGGTTGCCCCTccggagggtggtgttgtacCCGAGGATGTCGGCACGAGATGCGCGTATCAACTGCTTGAGGTGATCGCGCAGGGAGGGTGTGtcagtgctgctgctgcgccgacGGTATTGACGCTGATGGCTATGGGGTCAGAGGACATGGGCAGAGTGAGATTAGGGAGGGATGTACTTGGAAGGGAAGAGACAATCGGCCTGGCAAGAGATCTGAAAGCGTTTGGTGCGGCCAGCTGGGGCATAAGAGATGCTGATaaagacgaagacgaagccACAGGGGAACTGATCGTTTCCGTCAAGG GTGTGGGCAATATCGGCAGGAAGGTAGCGTGA
- a CDS encoding hypothetical protein (EggNog:ENOG503P3W5; COG:S), whose protein sequence is MNDDPGSSSTARPNTNTTDPDHSEGSTTEASSRNDGQSSDSEVKNKQRVGLAKKLEFVTHLQRSLDMLVWSYMCTLYYMECSLSRLIIRGLPHVAFLSPKEGLLLPAQRPHLFAIFLPAFFCILFHLVLSLPVAGEATRGYLQGGVLIDFIGQQPPKTRLTFLSIDITIFLIQCLMLAVHQDRERLKKAVFPSLRTIIPGDEAQLDVPPAIAQDHNAEERGVLSDQTFMVDNEGVELRPLDQSGREGDNDNDNDERERMGSGPYASVTTTVDMIDIMRSGNAVLGNFHVVNAVRTVGSGVQNTAAYSLRSFGYNATLAALAAERRSRLVRLRQPGTATTLPT, encoded by the exons ATGAACGATGATCCGGGCTCGAGCTCCACGGCCcgccccaacaccaacaccacagaCCCAGATCACTCCGAAGGGTCCACAACAGAGGCCAGCAGTAGGAACGATGGCCAGTCCAGCGACTCTGAGGTCAAGAATAAGCAACGGGTGGGcttggccaagaagctcgagtTTGTGACACACCTTCAGAGGAGTCTCGACATGCTGGTCTGGTCGTATATGTGCACACTATACTACATGGA atgctccctctcccgacTCATAATCCGCGGCCTTCCCCACgtcgccttcctctccccaaaagaaggcctcctcctgcctgCTCAGCGTCCACATCtcttcgccatcttcctcccagcTTTTTTCTGCATACTCTTCCATctcgtcctctccctccccgtcgcAGGCGAAGCAACGCGAGGATACCTCCAGGGCGGTGTCCTAATCGACTTCATCGGCCAGCAGCCGCCCAAAACCCGACTGACCTTCCTCTCCATTGACATCACAATATTCCTCATACAATGCCTCATGCTCGCCGTCCACCAAGACCGCGAGCGCCTCAAAAAGGCAGTCTTCCCCTCGCTGAGAACTATCATCCCCGGCGACGAGGCGCAACTAGACGTCCCCCCGGCAATAGCGCAGGACCACAACGCGGAAGAGAGAGGGGTGCTAAGCGACCAGACATTTATGGTGGATAACGAAGGGGTCGAACTGCGGCCGCTCGACCAATctgggagggaaggagaTAATGACAATGATAATGACGAACGAGAAAGGATGGGATCGGGGCCGTATGCCTCTGTGACGACAACGGTGGACATGATAGATATCATGCGGTCTGGCAACGCGGTGCTGGGGAATTTCCACGTTGTGAATGCCGTCAGGACGGTGGGAAGCGGGGTACAGAATACGGCAGCGTACTCGTTGCGAAGTTTTGGTTATAATGCTACTCTTGCAGCTTTGGCGGctgagaggaggagcaggctggTTAGGTTGCGGCAGCCGGGAACGGCGACAACATTGCCAACATAA
- the CPA2_1 gene encoding carbamoyl-phosphate synthase (glutamine-hydrolyzing) cpa2 (EggNog:ENOG503NUIJ; COG:E; COG:F), with amino-acid sequence MLSTVYKAGRAPALLRHGRRVAVAPQTAQLRPLTSGVQSLPVRQPTESPIARLQKRFLSVSAARPGNAAQSAPNPYAYLDSGVIKPKEFVDVKKVLVIGSGGLAIGQAGEFDYSGSQALKALKEAGVSSVLMNPNIATIQTNHSLADEVYYLPITPEYVEYVIQKERPDGIFLSFGGQTALNLGVQMEKLGMFEKYGVRVLGTSVRTLELSEDRDLFAKALEEINIPIAKSIAVNTLDDALEAARNIGYPIIVRAAYALGGLGSGFANNEEELRNMAARSLTLSPQILVEKSLKGWKEVEYEVVRDANNNCITVCNMENFDPLGIHTGDSIVVAPSQTLSDEEYHMLRSAAIKIVRHLGVVGECNVQYALQPDGLDYRVIEVNARLSRSSALASKATGYPLAYTAAKIGLGHTLPELPNAVTKTTTANFEPSLDYIVTKIPRWDLSKFQHVKRDIGSAMKSVGEVMAIGRTFEESFQKAIRQVDPNFVGFQGAKFEDLDFELQNPTDRRWLAVGQAMLHENYTVDRVHELTKIDKWFLHKLQNIVDCTKELQQIGSLQGLKKENVLKAKKMGFSDKQIAHAVNSTEDEVRARRLEFGIRPWVKKIDTLAAEFPADTNYLYTTYNASTHDINFEDKGTVILGSGVYRIGSSVEFDWCAVSATRALKAMGEKTVMINSNLQSGPSSLLWLSTPSLRARAWLCRTVSRTCACPISCSCLVLPDLSRQQRALEGAAARGRLRILRTAAFVNPAQMCLEWRQDLVRIC; translated from the exons ATGTTGTCGACCGTGTACAAGGCGGGTCGTGCCCCTGCCCTCCTCCGACATGGTCGACGGGTCGCCGTCGCACCACAAACCGCCCAATTGAGGCCCCTCACCTCGGGCGTCCAGAGCCTCCCCGTCCGTCAACCAACCGAGTCGCCAATTGCTCGTCTCCAAAAGCGCTTCCTCTCAGTGTCTGCCGCCAGACCTGGCAACGCTGCCCAGTCCGCCCCTAACCCCTATGCCTACCTCGACAGTGGCGTAATAAAGCCAAAGGAGTTTGTCGATGTGAAGAAGGTGCTTGTTATCGGATCCGGTGGTCTTGCCATTGGCCAGGCCGGCGAGTTTGACTACTCCG GATCCCAGGCGCTCAAGGCCTTGAAGGAAGCCGGCGTTTCTTCCGTTCTTATGAACCCCAATATCGCTACCATTCAAACCAACCACTCGCTCGCCGACGAGGTGTACTACctgcccatcacccccgAGTATGTCGAGTATGTGATCCAGAAGGAAAGGCCAGATGGTATCTTCCTCTCTTTCGGTGGTCAGACTGCCCTGAACCTTGGTGTCCAGATGGAGAAGTTGGGCATGTTCGAGAAGTACGGCGTCAGAGTGTTGGGCACCAGCGTCAGGACGTTGGAGCTCTCCGAGGACAGAGATCTGTTCGCCAAGGCtctggaggagatcaacATCCCCATTGCCAAGTCTATTGCCGTCAACACCCTGGACGATGCTCTCGAGGCTGCCCGCAACATTGGGTACCCAATTATTGTCCGCGCTGCTTATGCgcttggtggtcttggttcTGGTTTCGCCAAcaacgaggaggagctgcgCAACATGGCTGCCCGGTCTCTGACTCTCTCCCCCCAAATCTTGGTCGAGAAGTCTCTCAAGGGCTGGAAGGAAGTTGAATATGAGGTCGTGCGTGATGCGAACAACAACTGCATCACTGTGTGCAACATGGAGAACTTTGACCCCTTGGGTATCCACACTGGTGACTCGATTGTCGTTGCGCCCAGTCAGACCCtgagtgatgaggagtaCCACATGCTTCGTTCCGCTGCCATCAAGATTGTCCGTCACTTGGGCGTCGTTGGTGAGTGCAACGTCCAGTATGCGCTCCAGCCTGATGGGTTGGACTACAGAGTCATCGAGGTCAATGCTCGTCTCTCTCGTTCGTCCGCCCTGGCTTCCAAGGCCACCGGTTACCCATTGGCGTACACTGCTGCCAAGATTGGTCTTGGACACACTCTTCCTGAGCTTCCCAATGCCgtcaccaagaccaccactGCCAATTTCGAGCCCTCGCTCGATTACATTGTCACAAAGATTCCCCGCTGGGATTTGTCCAAGTTCCAGCACGTCAAGCGTGACATTGGTAGCGCCATGAAGTCTGTCGGTGAGGTTATGGCCATTGGTCGTACCTTTGAGGAGTCTTTCCAGAAGGCCATCAGACAGGTTGACCCCAACTTTGTCGGCTTCCAGGGTGCCAAGTTTGAGGATCTCGACTTTGAGCTCCAGAACCCAACTGACCGCCGCTGGTTGGCTGTCGGCCAGGCCATGCTCCACGAGAACTACACTGTTGACCGTGTCCACGAGCTGACCAAGATCGACAAGTGGTTTTTGCACAAGCTCCAGAACATTGTTGACTGCACTAAGGAGCTCCAGCAGATTGGCAGCCTCCAAGgcctcaagaaggagaacgtgctcaaggccaagaagatgggTTTCTCTGACAAGCAGATTGCTCATGCTGTCAACAGCACTGAGGACGAGGTTCGCGCCCGCAGATTGGAGTTTGGCATCCGCCCCTGGGTCAAGAAGATCGATACCCTCGCTGCCGAGTTCCCTGCCGATACCAACTACCTGTACACCACCTACAACGCCTCGACCCACGATATCAACTTCGAGGACAAGGGTACCGTCATTCTCGGCAGCGGTGTCTACCGCATTGGTAGCTCCGTCGAGTTCGATTGGTGCGCTGTCAGCGCCACTCGTGCCCTGAAGGCCATGGGTGAGAAGACGGTCATGATTAAC TCAAACCTCCAGTCTGGCCCTAGTAGTCTACTCTGGCTTTCAACACCTTCCCTGCGTGCCCGGGCCTGGTTGTGCAGGACAGTATCGCGTACTTGTGCCTGTCCGATTT CTTGCTCGTGCCTTGTCTTGCCTGATCTTTCACGACAGCAGCGCGCCCTCGAGGGCGCAGCCGCTCGTGGTCGCCTCAGGATATTGAGAACAGCAGCATTTGTCAACCCGGCTCAGATGTGTCTTGAATGGCGGCAAGATCTAGTTCGTATATGTTGA
- the CPA2_2 gene encoding carbamoyl-phosphate synthase (glutamine-hydrolyzing) cpa2 (EggNog:ENOG503NUIJ; COG:E; COG:F) produces the protein MRSMILKYNPETTSTDFDEADRLYFEELSYERVMDIYELENASGVVVSVGGQLPQNIALRLQETGKANVLGTDPRDIDKAEDRQKFSEILDSIGVDQPAWKELTSVEAAEKFAQEVGYPVLVRPSYVLSGAAMTVIRSQEDLKDKLEAASNVSPDHPVVISKFIEGAQEIDVDGVASKGELIIHAVSEHVEQAGVHSGDATLVLPPANLDQDTMDRVKEIAQKVAKAWNITGPFNMQIIRAEDPEGGVPALKVIECNLRASRSFPFVSKVLGTNFIDVATKALVGKDVPQPTDLMAVKRDYLATKVPQFSWTRLAGADPFLGVEMASTGEMACFGKNLVEAYWASLQSAMNFRVPEPGEGILFGGELSKNWLATVVDYLAPLGYKLYAADVEVKEYLETKSKHKINVEVIEFPKEDKRALREVFKKYDIRGVFNLAQARGKTVMDVDYVMRRNAVDFGVPLFMEPQTAMLFAQCMSEKLPRPEGIPSEVRRWSDFIGGKPL, from the exons ATGAGGTCTATGATACTAAAA TATAATCCCGAGACCACGTCGACCGATTTTGACGAAGCCG ACCGCCTTTATTTCGAAGAGTTGAGCTATGAGCGTGTGATGGATATCTACGAGCTCGAGAACGCCagcggtgtggtggtgtctgtCGGTGGCCAGCTTCCCCAAAACATTGCCCTTCGTCTCCAGGAGACTGGCAAGGCCAACGTTCTCGGAACCGACCCCCGTGACATCGACAAGGCTGAGGACAGACAGAAGTTCTCCGAGATCCTCGACTCCATCGGAGTTGACCAGCCCGCCTGGAAGGAGTTGACCTCCGTCGAGGCTGCCGAGAAGTTTGCCCAGGAGGTCGGCTACCCTGTCCTTGTTCGTCCCAGTTACGTCCTTTCTGGTGCTGCTATGACTGTCATTCGCAGCCAGGAGGACCTCAAGGACAAGCTTGAGGCTGCTTCCAACGTCTCCCCTGACCACCCCGTCGTCATCAGCAAGTTCATCGAGGGTGCTCAGGagattgatgttgatggtgttgcctCCAAGGGTGAGCTGATCATCCACGCCGTCAGTGAGCACGTCGAGCAGGCTGGTGTCCACTCTGGTGATGccaccctcgtcctccctccTGCCAACTTGGACCAGGACACCATGGACCGTGTCAAGGAGATTGCGCAGAAGGTCGCCAAGGCCTGGAACATCACCGGTCCCTTCAACATGCAGATCATTCGCGCTGAGGATCCCGAGGGAGGTGTGCCCGCCCTCAAGGTCATCGAGTGCAACCTCCGTGCCTCTCGTTCTTTCCCCTTCGTCAGCAAGGTCCTCGGCACCAACTTCATTGACGTTGCCACCAAGGCCCTTGTCGGCAAGGACGTTCCCCAGCCCACTGACCTCATGGCTGTCAAGCGTGACTACTTGGCCACCAAGGTTCCCCAGTTCTCCTGGACCCGTCTCGCTGGCGCCGACCCCTTCCTTGGCGTCGAGATGGCTTCCACCGGTGAGATGGCCTGCTTCGGCAAGAACCTCGTTGAGGCCTACTGGGCTTCTCTCCAGTCCGCCATGAACTTCCGCGTCCCTGAGCCTGGTGAGGGTAtcctctttggtggtgagctgagCAAGAACTGGCTTGCCACCGTTGTGGACTACCTTGCTCCTCTTGGCTACAAGCTTTATGCTGCTGAtgtcgaggtcaaggagtACCTCGAGACCAAGTCCAAGCACAAGATCAATGTTGAGGTCATCGAGTTCCCCAAGGAGGACAAGCGCGCCCTCCGTGAGGTGTTCAAGAAGTACGACATTCGCGGTGTCTTCAACCTTGCCCAGGCCCGTGGCAAGACTGTCATGGATGTCGACTACGTCATGCGCCGCAACGCCGTCGACTTTGGCGTGCCATTGTTCATGGAGCCTCAG ACCGCTATGCTCTTCGCCCAGTGCATGAGTGAGAAGCTGCCCAGGCCCGAGGGTATCCCCTCTGAGGTCCGCAGGTGGTCCGACTTCATTGGTGGCAAGCCTTTGTGA